Proteins encoded within one genomic window of Ctenopharyngodon idella isolate HZGC_01 chromosome 6, HZGC01, whole genome shotgun sequence:
- the LOC127514216 gene encoding ribonuclease inhibitor-like isoform X5, which yields MLQKSKIPNSPLIELDLSHNIPMDSGVKLLSDGLKSPNCQLKILRLADCYLTGQCCETVASVLQSSNSRLIELDMSENNLQDSGVKLLSDGLKSPNCQLQILRLLECKLTGQCCEIVASVLQLSNSHLIKLDMSFNDLQDSGVKLLSDGLKSPNCQLEMLRLLDCNVTDEGCGYLASALRSDPSQLRELDLSFNCLVKSGFKVLSDLLNDPNCSLNKLELDTDI from the exons ATACCAAACTCACCCCTGATAGAGCTGGACTTGAGTCACAATATCCCGATGGACTCAGGAGTAAAGCTGCTTTCTGATGGCCTGAAGAGCCCAAACTGTCAGCTAAAGATACTGAG ATTGGCAGACTGTTATCTCACTGGTCAGTGCTGTGAAACTGTGGCATCAGTTCTACAATCATCAAACTCTCGTTTGATAGAGCTGGACATGAGTGAAAATAAcctgcaggattcaggagtgaagctgctctctgatggactgaagagcCCAAACTGTCAGCTGCAGATACTGAG ATTATTAGAGTGTAAACTCACTGGTCAGTGCTGTGAAATTGTGGCATCAGTTCTACAACTATCCAACTCTCATCTGATAAAGCTGGACATGAGTTTtaatgacctgcaggattcaggagtgaagctgctcTCTGATGGATTGAAGAGCCCAAACTGTCAGCTGGAGATGCTGAG ATTATTGGACTGTAATGTAACAGATGAAGGCTGTGGTtatctggcttcagctctgcgTTCAGACCCCTCACAACTGAGAGAGCTTGATCTGAGCTTTAATTGCCTGGTAAAATCAGGATTCAAGGTGCTCTCTGATCTACTGAATGATCCAAACTGCTCGCTGAACAAACTGGAACTGGATACTGACATTTGA